The Actinomadura sp. WMMB 499 genome includes a window with the following:
- the gatA gene encoding Asp-tRNA(Asn)/Glu-tRNA(Gln) amidotransferase subunit GatA: MSELVRKGAAELGELMAAGETSAVEVARAHLDRIAAVDERVHAFLHVDREATLAQARRVDERRAAGEELGPLAGVPIAHKDVFTTRDMPTTAGSKILEGWRPPYDATVTARLREAGLVILGKTNMDEFAMGSSTENSAYGVTRNPWDLDRIPGGSSGGSSAAVAAYEAPLSTGTDTGGSIRQPAAVTGIVGAKPTYGGSSRYGIIAFASSLDTPGPFARNVLDAALLHEAFSGHDRMDSTSIDRPVPPVVEAARRADVNGLRVGVVKEFAGDGYQPGVTARFDETVELLESLGAKVVEVSCPNFSYALPAYYLIAPSECSSNLARFDAMRYGLRVGDDGTRSAEEVMALTRAEGFGPEVKRRIMLGTYALSSGYYDAYYGKAQQVRTLIKRDFESAFEQVDVLISPTTPTTAFPIGERADDPMAMYLADLCTIPSNLAGNAAVSVPCGLADGLPVGVQIMAPTLGDDRVYRVGAAVERALEDRWGGPLLAQAPELVEAK; encoded by the coding sequence GCCGCCGTGGACGAGCGGGTGCACGCGTTCCTGCACGTCGACCGGGAGGCGACCCTCGCGCAGGCCCGCCGGGTGGACGAGCGCCGCGCGGCGGGGGAGGAGCTCGGCCCGCTGGCCGGCGTCCCGATCGCGCACAAGGACGTCTTCACCACCCGCGACATGCCGACCACCGCCGGGTCGAAGATCCTCGAGGGGTGGCGGCCGCCGTACGACGCGACCGTCACGGCCCGCCTGCGCGAGGCGGGGCTGGTCATCCTCGGCAAGACGAACATGGACGAGTTCGCCATGGGCTCGTCCACCGAGAACAGCGCCTACGGCGTCACCCGCAACCCGTGGGACCTCGACCGGATCCCGGGCGGTTCGTCCGGCGGTTCGTCCGCGGCCGTCGCCGCCTACGAGGCGCCGCTGTCCACCGGCACCGACACCGGCGGCTCCATCCGGCAGCCCGCCGCCGTCACCGGGATCGTCGGCGCGAAGCCGACGTACGGCGGCTCGTCCCGGTACGGGATCATCGCGTTCGCCTCGTCGCTCGACACGCCCGGCCCGTTCGCGCGGAACGTCCTGGACGCGGCGCTGCTGCACGAGGCGTTCAGCGGCCACGACCGGATGGACTCGACGTCGATCGACCGTCCCGTCCCGCCGGTCGTCGAGGCCGCCCGCCGCGCGGACGTCAACGGGCTGCGCGTCGGCGTCGTCAAGGAGTTCGCCGGGGACGGCTACCAGCCCGGCGTCACGGCCCGCTTCGACGAGACGGTCGAGCTGCTGGAGTCGCTCGGCGCGAAGGTCGTCGAGGTGTCGTGCCCGAACTTCTCCTACGCGCTGCCCGCCTACTACCTGATCGCCCCGTCGGAGTGCTCGTCCAACCTGGCCCGGTTCGACGCCATGCGCTACGGACTGCGCGTCGGCGACGACGGCACCCGCAGCGCCGAGGAGGTCATGGCGCTGACCCGCGCCGAGGGCTTCGGGCCCGAGGTGAAGCGGCGCATCATGCTCGGCACCTACGCGCTGTCGTCGGGCTACTACGACGCCTACTACGGCAAGGCGCAGCAGGTCCGGACGCTCATCAAGCGCGACTTCGAGTCCGCGTTCGAGCAGGTCGACGTGCTGATCTCGCCGACCACGCCGACGACGGCGTTCCCGATCGGCGAGCGCGCCGACGACCCGATGGCCATGTACCTGGCCGACCTGTGCACGATCCCGTCGAACCTCGCCGGCAACGCCGCCGTCTCGGTGCCGTGCGGGCTGGCGGACGGCCTGCCGGTCGGCGTCCAGATCATGGCCCCGACCCTCGGCGACGACCGCGTCTACCGCGTCGGCGCCGCCGTCGAGCGCGCCCTCGAGGACCGCTGGGGCGGCCCCCTCCTCGCGCAGGCCCCGGAACTGGTGGAGGCGAAGTGA
- the gatB gene encoding Asp-tRNA(Asn)/Glu-tRNA(Gln) amidotransferase subunit GatB — MPYDEALAKYEPVLGIETHIELGTASKMFCGCPTAFGAEPNTQVCPVCLGLPGALPVTNHAAIEGIIKIGLALNCDIVEWCRFARKNYFYPDMPKNFQISQYDEPLCVDGHLDVEVEGETYRVEIERVHMEEDTGKSLHVGGTTGRIHGAEFSLVDYNRAGIPLVEIVTKPITATGERAPLVARAYATELRELVRSLGVSDVRMEEGSMRCDVNVSLMPRGAAEWGTRTETKNVNSLRSVERAVRSEIERQAGVLSEGGRIVQETRHFHEDTGRTTSGRSKEEAQDYRYFPEPDLVPMAPSREWVEEVRASLPELPAARRARIQGEWGLSDLELRDVVNAGAVDLIESTIAAGSDAAAARKWWMNELSRRATEQGVELADLPITPEQVARVQSMIAAGELNDKLARQVFTGVLAGEGTPDEVVAAKGLKIVSDEGELNSVIDQVIADNADVADKIRAGKVAAAGALVGAVMKATRGQADAGRARELILEKLAAS; from the coding sequence ATGCCCTACGACGAGGCGCTCGCGAAGTACGAGCCCGTCCTCGGGATCGAGACCCACATCGAACTGGGCACCGCGTCGAAGATGTTCTGCGGCTGCCCGACGGCGTTCGGGGCGGAGCCGAACACGCAGGTGTGCCCGGTGTGCCTCGGCCTGCCCGGCGCCCTGCCGGTGACGAACCACGCCGCGATCGAGGGCATCATCAAGATCGGTCTCGCGCTGAACTGCGACATCGTCGAGTGGTGCCGGTTCGCCCGGAAGAACTACTTCTATCCGGACATGCCAAAGAACTTCCAGATCTCGCAGTACGACGAGCCGCTGTGCGTCGACGGCCACCTGGACGTCGAGGTCGAGGGCGAGACGTACCGCGTCGAGATCGAGCGCGTCCACATGGAGGAGGACACCGGCAAGTCGCTGCACGTCGGCGGCACCACCGGACGCATCCACGGCGCCGAGTTCTCCCTCGTCGACTACAACCGCGCCGGGATCCCGCTGGTCGAGATCGTCACCAAGCCGATCACCGCGACCGGCGAGCGCGCCCCCCTCGTGGCCCGCGCGTACGCGACCGAGCTGCGCGAGCTCGTCCGTTCCCTGGGCGTCTCGGACGTCCGCATGGAAGAGGGCTCGATGCGCTGCGACGTCAACGTGTCGCTGATGCCGCGCGGCGCCGCCGAGTGGGGCACCCGGACCGAGACGAAGAACGTCAACTCGCTGCGCTCGGTCGAGCGCGCCGTGCGCTCGGAGATCGAGCGGCAGGCCGGGGTGCTGTCCGAGGGCGGCCGCATCGTGCAGGAGACCCGCCACTTCCACGAGGACACCGGCCGCACCACCAGCGGGCGCAGCAAGGAGGAGGCGCAGGACTACCGGTACTTCCCCGAGCCCGACCTCGTGCCGATGGCGCCGTCCCGCGAGTGGGTCGAGGAGGTGCGGGCGTCCCTGCCGGAGCTGCCCGCCGCCCGCCGCGCCCGCATCCAGGGCGAGTGGGGCCTGTCCGACCTCGAACTGCGGGACGTCGTCAACGCCGGGGCCGTCGACCTGATCGAGTCGACGATCGCGGCGGGCAGCGACGCCGCGGCCGCCCGCAAGTGGTGGATGAACGAGCTGTCGCGCCGCGCCACCGAGCAGGGCGTCGAGCTGGCCGACCTGCCGATCACGCCCGAGCAGGTCGCGCGCGTCCAGTCGATGATCGCCGCCGGTGAGCTGAACGACAAGCTGGCCCGGCAGGTCTTCACCGGCGTCCTCGCGGGCGAGGGCACCCCGGACGAGGTCGTCGCCGCGAAGGGGCTCAAGATCGTCAGCGACGAGGGCGAGCTCAACTCGGTCATCGACCAGGTGATCGCGGACAACGCCGACGTCGCCGACAAGATCCGCGCGGGCAAGGTCGCCGCCGCCGGCGCCCTCGTCGGCGCCGTCATGAAGGCCACCCGCGGCCAGGCCGACGCCGGCCGCGCCCGCGAGCTGATCCTGGAGAAGCTCGCCGCCTCCTGA
- a CDS encoding Uma2 family endonuclease, with the protein MRALPEDHWLLGVRPQPVTAEEYEALPEDICRMIEVVGGQVIFSEAPTPRHRRAGRRLAQLIEKHARRAMERGHGCLEVDTDIDLRLQDVPLLNRRPDVVLYRCIDHDNRERLRAEHVALVVEIVSPGSEVADSMDKLSEYGKASIAHYWIVRLDGQGISIIERYRLDTATRCYKHTGTLMRDEDGGPPEVDSPIPVTIDWSELEY; encoded by the coding sequence ATGAGGGCGTTGCCGGAAGACCACTGGCTTCTGGGCGTGCGGCCTCAACCCGTTACGGCGGAGGAGTACGAGGCACTGCCGGAGGACATCTGCAGGATGATCGAGGTCGTCGGCGGTCAGGTCATCTTCAGCGAGGCACCGACACCTCGGCACCGGCGTGCGGGACGCCGGCTGGCACAGCTCATCGAGAAGCACGCCCGTAGGGCGATGGAGAGAGGGCACGGCTGCCTGGAGGTCGATACTGATATCGACCTGCGTCTTCAGGACGTGCCCCTGCTGAACCGTCGGCCCGACGTCGTCCTCTACCGCTGTATCGACCACGACAACAGAGAGCGGCTTCGTGCCGAGCACGTCGCGCTTGTGGTGGAGATCGTGTCGCCGGGCTCCGAAGTGGCGGACTCCATGGACAAACTGAGCGAGTACGGGAAGGCGAGCATTGCCCATTACTGGATCGTGCGGCTGGACGGCCAAGGCATCTCGATCATCGAGCGTTACCGGCTGGACACCGCGACCAGGTGCTACAAGCACACGGGCACGCTCATGAGAGATGAGGACGGTGGCCCTCCGGAAGTCGACTCGCCCATTCCGGTGACGATCGACTGGTCGGAACTCGAGTACTGA
- a CDS encoding DUF4253 domain-containing protein — protein sequence MHDAEFPPLPDGLPAGRLISPDFAAGDDAGRKVLWVSDEPSSDAGNLWCRLYDERARTGLYPLLLDTLRGDPERPWHAGELGYTPVEAIDRLDALRVLQSLGDYPDEMFGPDELAAPGPAGEDPDENARMVAEAFGSENARLLGLVPAVRGADALTLAGWEGPCNHTNETEWISAVVRSWEDRFGARVVGVGFADLWLSVAAPPVTIEHARAVAAEHMAFCPDNVWQGPGDFDVYAEGLAGRPAWRFWWD from the coding sequence ATGCACGACGCCGAGTTTCCGCCGTTGCCGGACGGGTTGCCCGCCGGACGGCTGATCAGCCCCGATTTCGCCGCCGGCGACGACGCCGGACGGAAGGTTCTGTGGGTGTCGGACGAGCCGTCGTCCGACGCCGGGAACCTGTGGTGCCGGCTCTACGACGAGCGAGCGAGGACGGGGCTGTACCCGCTGCTCCTCGACACCCTCCGCGGCGACCCGGAGCGCCCGTGGCATGCCGGGGAACTCGGGTACACGCCGGTCGAGGCGATCGACCGGCTCGACGCCCTGCGGGTCCTGCAGTCCCTCGGGGACTACCCGGACGAGATGTTCGGCCCGGACGAACTCGCCGCACCCGGCCCGGCGGGGGAGGACCCGGACGAGAACGCCCGGATGGTGGCCGAGGCGTTCGGCTCCGAGAACGCGCGGCTGCTCGGGCTGGTGCCCGCGGTGCGGGGCGCCGACGCTCTGACGCTGGCCGGGTGGGAAGGGCCGTGCAACCACACGAACGAAACCGAGTGGATCTCGGCCGTCGTGCGGTCGTGGGAGGACCGGTTCGGCGCCCGGGTGGTGGGTGTGGGGTTCGCCGACCTGTGGCTCTCGGTGGCGGCGCCGCCGGTGACGATCGAGCACGCGCGGGCGGTCGCCGCCGAGCACATGGCGTTCTGTCCCGACAACGTGTGGCAGGGGCCGGGCGACTTCGACGTGTACGCCGAAGGGCTGGCCGGACGGCCGGCGTGGAGATTCTGGTGGGATTGA
- a CDS encoding sorbosone dehydrogenase family protein, whose product MRKHLIVLAGLMLALAACTSGTDSGESTSPPPASPGSPAPSGSATGAGAVATGLEVPWSVAFLPGGDALVTERQSARLLRVTPSGETSTVATVPGVDPLGEGGLMGVAVSPTFADDRLVYLYFTAADDNRVVRAPYDGRLGTLQPVVTGIPKGSNHNGGRLKFGPDGMLYITTGEIGDPSLSQDTDSLGGKILRVTPEGAPASGNPFGNRVWSYGHRNVQGIAWDDRERLYATEFGQNEFDEINLIEKGGNYGWPEVEGEGSPDDDYVDPLVTWTTDESSPSGLAYANGSLWAAALQGERLWEVPLTDGDAGAPKAHLQGEYGRLRAVVRAPDGTLWVTTSNRDGRGDPADSDDRIIGVPVP is encoded by the coding sequence ATGCGCAAGCACCTGATCGTACTCGCGGGGCTCATGCTCGCACTGGCGGCCTGCACGTCGGGCACCGACTCCGGTGAATCGACGAGCCCGCCACCCGCCTCGCCCGGTTCGCCCGCTCCGTCCGGTTCCGCGACCGGGGCAGGGGCCGTCGCCACCGGCCTCGAGGTCCCGTGGTCGGTCGCGTTCCTTCCCGGCGGCGACGCCCTCGTCACCGAACGGCAGAGCGCGCGGCTGCTCCGCGTCACCCCGTCCGGCGAGACCTCGACCGTCGCCACCGTCCCGGGCGTCGACCCGCTGGGCGAGGGCGGGCTCATGGGCGTCGCCGTCTCCCCCACGTTCGCCGACGACCGTCTCGTGTACCTCTACTTCACGGCGGCCGACGACAACCGCGTCGTCCGGGCCCCCTACGACGGCCGCCTCGGCACCCTGCAACCGGTCGTCACCGGGATCCCGAAGGGCTCGAACCACAACGGCGGACGCCTGAAGTTCGGGCCCGACGGCATGCTGTACATCACGACCGGCGAGATCGGCGACCCGTCCCTGTCGCAGGACACCGACTCCCTCGGCGGCAAGATCCTCCGCGTGACCCCCGAGGGCGCCCCGGCCTCCGGCAACCCCTTCGGCAACCGCGTCTGGTCCTACGGCCACCGCAACGTCCAGGGCATCGCCTGGGACGACCGGGAGCGCCTCTACGCCACCGAGTTCGGCCAGAACGAGTTCGACGAGATCAACCTCATCGAGAAGGGCGGCAACTACGGCTGGCCCGAGGTCGAGGGCGAGGGCTCCCCGGACGACGACTACGTCGACCCCCTCGTGACCTGGACCACCGACGAGTCGTCCCCGTCCGGCCTCGCCTACGCGAACGGCTCCCTGTGGGCCGCCGCCCTGCAGGGCGAGCGCCTCTGGGAGGTCCCGCTGACCGACGGCGACGCCGGCGCCCCGAAGGCCCACCTGCAGGGCGAGTACGGACGGCTGCGCGCGGTCGTCCGGGCCCCCGACGGCACCCTCTGGGTCACGACGAGCAACCGCGACGGCCGCGGCGACCCCGCAGATTCGGACGACCGAATCATCGGCGTCCCGGTCCCATAA
- a CDS encoding bifunctional diguanylate cyclase/phosphodiesterase gives MSGENATRMPPRALPVVIVGIVGVLYAAGSLAGWGGTAFITWAEAGAAGAAAISLLMSAGRPRGGDGDGASGLRRLSAGGIWRASLRWYGIAASCWFLGALGSALADYASRSALSLSVPDLFYLIAVVALVIGLVVPVRPPRDVGTWLRYAADTYVCVCGLFVLGWVAVFGTLYHRSGESPTEFMLELLYPLIDIALVCGALPFVLGAARGHRRPAWMGYGALAAFAIADIVTTFVRLHGGAPAEDPADILRLAGLLLLLLVPWTEPAPEPTDDLPPGVTGVVRADGAEERRGRMIGPGIAPAAVAAAAALFIAGHTLTGRNGMEPVVPLVAGSATLVLLARLASLLRENDRLRREVEAGEQHFRALSESVEDAVLICDMDATVQYASAGALRTYHYTADELVGRPLQELIHPEDLPRLEEVFTEFLEAEDGPLGEDVLRISCRVRAADGTWLPTESTVSRYSGGECGRLLVTTRDLSAQAALQRQVAHLTFHDGLTGLPNRSYLEERTRELLSRQGSGDKIAVVFVDLDGFTDVNDSAGHAAGDQVLAQAARRLRGNVLADDTVARWGGDEFAVLVQLPSDERETQATVELAGRLLRVLSADPYQVGGKQIVLTASVGIAFAGDDERPVRGSDSGRRIRRSAADLLRNGDLAMARAKEMGGGRVEVYAPHMHADVVRRLELGSDLQRALAEEQFAVEFQPVVDLATSRVTGVEALLRWWRGGEQVPPEEFIGPAEEAGLMPPLGDWVLREACREVARWRRDSWEVGLSVNFTARQIGAPRFVETVAAVLEETGLPPHALTLEVREEVLVDDGTKVERLEALRDLGVRLAIDDFGTGYASLAYLGRLPVDVIKIDPSFVAGLGADETSTLLTRTIVRLGSDLGLTVVAEGIERPEQLELLREMGCPRGQGFLVARPMAAGRVESLVRTNLAGGGDDVSGELPLPLPG, from the coding sequence ATGAGCGGCGAGAACGCCACGCGGATGCCGCCGCGTGCCCTGCCGGTCGTCATCGTCGGGATCGTCGGCGTGTTGTACGCCGCCGGGTCGCTGGCGGGCTGGGGCGGCACGGCGTTCATCACGTGGGCCGAGGCCGGTGCCGCTGGCGCCGCGGCGATCTCCCTGCTGATGTCGGCGGGACGGCCGCGCGGCGGCGACGGCGACGGCGCGAGCGGCCTGCGGCGGCTGTCGGCGGGCGGCATCTGGCGGGCGTCGCTGCGCTGGTACGGCATCGCCGCGTCGTGCTGGTTTCTCGGGGCGCTGGGCAGCGCTCTCGCCGACTACGCGAGCCGCAGCGCGCTGTCGCTGTCGGTGCCCGACCTGTTCTACCTGATCGCGGTGGTCGCGCTGGTCATCGGTCTCGTGGTGCCGGTCCGGCCGCCGCGCGACGTGGGGACGTGGCTGCGGTACGCGGCCGACACGTACGTGTGCGTCTGCGGGCTGTTCGTCCTCGGGTGGGTGGCGGTCTTCGGCACCCTGTACCACCGGTCGGGGGAGTCGCCGACCGAGTTCATGCTGGAACTGCTGTACCCGCTGATCGACATCGCGCTCGTGTGCGGGGCGCTGCCGTTCGTGCTGGGGGCGGCGCGGGGGCACCGGCGCCCCGCCTGGATGGGGTACGGGGCGCTGGCGGCCTTCGCGATCGCCGACATCGTGACGACGTTCGTCCGGCTGCACGGCGGCGCCCCCGCCGAGGACCCCGCCGACATCCTGCGGCTCGCCGGGCTGCTGCTGCTCCTGCTCGTCCCGTGGACGGAGCCGGCGCCGGAGCCGACGGACGACCTTCCGCCGGGCGTCACGGGGGTGGTGCGGGCGGACGGCGCGGAGGAGCGGCGGGGCCGGATGATCGGCCCCGGGATCGCCCCGGCGGCGGTCGCCGCGGCCGCCGCGCTGTTCATCGCCGGGCACACGCTGACCGGGCGGAACGGGATGGAACCGGTCGTCCCGCTCGTCGCGGGCTCGGCGACGCTGGTGCTGCTGGCGCGGCTCGCGTCGCTGCTGCGGGAGAACGACCGGCTGCGCCGGGAGGTCGAGGCGGGCGAGCAGCACTTCCGCGCCCTGTCGGAGAGCGTCGAGGACGCGGTCCTGATCTGCGACATGGACGCCACCGTGCAGTACGCGAGCGCAGGTGCCCTGCGGACCTACCACTACACGGCGGACGAGCTGGTCGGCCGGCCGCTGCAGGAGCTGATCCACCCGGAGGACCTGCCGCGCCTGGAGGAGGTCTTCACCGAGTTCCTGGAGGCCGAGGACGGTCCGCTCGGCGAGGACGTGCTGCGCATCTCCTGCCGGGTCCGCGCCGCGGACGGGACCTGGCTGCCGACCGAGTCGACGGTGTCGCGCTACAGCGGCGGCGAGTGCGGGCGGCTGCTGGTGACCACCCGCGACCTGAGCGCGCAGGCGGCGCTGCAGCGGCAGGTCGCCCATCTGACGTTCCACGACGGCCTCACCGGGCTGCCGAACCGGTCGTACCTCGAGGAGCGGACCCGGGAGCTGCTGTCCCGGCAGGGGTCCGGCGACAAGATCGCGGTGGTGTTCGTCGACCTGGACGGCTTCACCGACGTGAACGACTCGGCGGGGCACGCGGCGGGCGACCAGGTGCTGGCGCAGGCCGCGCGGCGGCTGCGCGGGAACGTGCTGGCCGACGACACGGTGGCCCGCTGGGGCGGGGACGAGTTCGCGGTGCTGGTGCAGCTGCCGTCGGACGAGCGGGAGACGCAGGCGACCGTCGAGCTGGCGGGCCGGCTGCTGCGGGTGCTGTCGGCGGACCCGTACCAGGTCGGCGGCAAGCAGATCGTGCTGACCGCGAGCGTCGGCATCGCGTTCGCGGGCGACGACGAGCGGCCCGTCCGCGGCTCCGACAGCGGGCGGCGGATCCGGCGCAGCGCCGCCGACCTGCTGCGCAACGGCGACCTCGCGATGGCGCGGGCCAAGGAGATGGGCGGCGGCCGGGTCGAGGTGTACGCGCCGCACATGCACGCCGACGTCGTCCGGCGGCTGGAGCTGGGCAGCGACCTGCAGCGGGCGCTGGCCGAGGAGCAGTTCGCGGTCGAGTTCCAGCCGGTGGTGGACCTCGCGACGTCCCGGGTGACCGGAGTGGAGGCGCTGCTGCGCTGGTGGCGGGGCGGCGAGCAGGTGCCGCCGGAGGAGTTCATCGGCCCGGCCGAGGAGGCGGGGCTGATGCCGCCGCTCGGCGACTGGGTGCTGCGGGAGGCGTGCCGGGAGGTGGCCCGCTGGCGGCGCGACTCCTGGGAGGTCGGCCTGTCGGTGAACTTCACCGCCCGGCAGATCGGCGCGCCCCGGTTCGTGGAGACGGTCGCGGCGGTGCTGGAGGAGACGGGCCTGCCGCCGCACGCGCTCACCCTGGAGGTGCGCGAGGAGGTCCTGGTCGACGACGGGACGAAGGTGGAGCGGCTGGAGGCGCTGCGCGACCTCGGCGTCCGGCTCGCGATCGACGACTTCGGCACCGGGTACGCGTCGCTGGCCTACCTCGGGCGGCTCCCGGTGGACGTCATCAAGATCGACCCGTCGTTCGTGGCGGGCCTCGGCGCGGACGAGACCAGCACGCTGCTCACCCGGACGATCGTCCGGCTGGGCAGCGACCTCGGGCTGACGGTCGTGGCGGAGGGCATCGAGCGGCCCGAGCAGCTGGAGCTGCTGCGCGAGATGGGCTGCCCGCGCGGGCAGGGGTTCCTGGTGGCGCGGCCGATGGCGGCCGGGCGGGTCGAGTCGCTGGTCCGGACGAACCTGGCCGGTGGCGGCGACGACGTGTCCGGCGAGCTGCCGCTGCCCCTGCCGGGGTGA
- a CDS encoding acetolactate synthase large subunit: MTTEQMTGAQALVRALENVGVDTVFGIPGGAILPAYDPLFDSAKLRHILVRHEQGAGHAAQGYAMVTGKVGVCMATSGPGATNLVTAISDAYMDSVPMVAITGQVATSLIGTDGFQEADIAGITMPITKHNFLVTDVRDIGRTIAEAFHIASTGRPGPVLVDIAKDALQAKVEFEWPVSLQLPGYRPVTRPHSKQVREAARLIVESARPVLYVGGGVLKAGASAELKVLAELTGAPVVTTLMAKGALPDSHPQHMGMPGMHGSVGAVGALQRADLLVTLGARFDDRVTGKLDGFAPKAKVVHADIDPAEISKNRHADVPIVGDAREVIADLIVAVQNEHAAGRTGDYTDWWRQLDAWRDTYPLGYDAPSDGSLSPQQVIERIGQLAGPDAYYVAGVGQHQMWAAQFIKYERPGAFLNSGGAGTMGYAVPAAMGAKVGAPDTQVWAIDGDGCFQMTNQELATCALEGIPVKIAVINNGNLGMVRQWQTLFYDGRYSNTNLQAAKRIPDFVKLAEAYGCVGLRCERAEDVDAVITKAMEINDAPVVIDFVVHEDAMVWPMVAAGTANDDIKIARDMAPDWENGD, translated from the coding sequence ATGACGACCGAACAGATGACGGGAGCCCAGGCGCTGGTGCGCGCCCTGGAGAACGTCGGCGTCGACACCGTGTTCGGCATTCCGGGTGGCGCGATCCTCCCGGCCTACGACCCGCTCTTCGACTCCGCGAAGCTCCGCCACATCCTCGTCCGGCACGAGCAGGGCGCCGGCCACGCGGCCCAGGGCTACGCGATGGTGACCGGCAAGGTGGGGGTCTGCATGGCCACCAGCGGGCCCGGCGCCACCAACCTCGTCACCGCGATCTCCGACGCCTACATGGACTCCGTGCCGATGGTGGCGATCACCGGCCAGGTCGCGACGTCGCTGATCGGGACCGACGGGTTCCAGGAGGCCGACATCGCCGGCATCACGATGCCGATCACCAAGCACAACTTCCTCGTCACCGACGTCCGCGACATCGGCCGGACGATCGCCGAGGCCTTCCACATCGCGAGCACCGGCCGTCCCGGTCCCGTCCTGGTCGACATCGCCAAGGACGCGCTGCAGGCCAAGGTCGAGTTCGAGTGGCCGGTCAGCCTGCAGCTCCCCGGGTACCGGCCCGTCACCCGGCCGCACTCCAAGCAGGTCCGCGAGGCGGCACGGCTGATCGTCGAGTCCGCGCGCCCGGTGCTGTACGTCGGCGGCGGCGTGCTGAAGGCGGGCGCGTCCGCCGAGCTGAAGGTGCTGGCCGAGCTGACCGGCGCGCCGGTCGTCACCACGCTGATGGCCAAGGGCGCGCTGCCCGACAGCCACCCGCAGCACATGGGCATGCCCGGCATGCACGGCAGCGTCGGCGCCGTCGGCGCCCTGCAGCGCGCCGACCTGCTGGTCACCCTCGGCGCCCGCTTCGACGACCGCGTCACCGGCAAGCTCGACGGGTTCGCGCCCAAGGCGAAGGTCGTGCACGCCGACATCGACCCCGCCGAGATCTCCAAGAACCGGCACGCCGACGTCCCGATCGTCGGGGACGCCCGCGAGGTCATCGCCGACCTGATCGTCGCCGTCCAGAACGAGCACGCCGCGGGCCGCACCGGCGACTACACCGACTGGTGGCGGCAGCTCGACGCGTGGCGCGACACCTACCCGCTCGGGTACGACGCGCCGTCGGACGGGTCGCTGTCGCCGCAGCAGGTCATCGAGCGGATCGGGCAGCTGGCCGGACCGGACGCCTACTACGTCGCGGGCGTCGGGCAGCACCAGATGTGGGCCGCGCAGTTCATCAAGTACGAGCGGCCCGGCGCGTTCCTCAACTCCGGCGGCGCGGGCACGATGGGCTACGCCGTCCCGGCCGCGATGGGCGCCAAGGTCGGCGCGCCCGACACGCAGGTGTGGGCGATCGACGGCGACGGCTGCTTCCAGATGACCAACCAGGAGCTGGCCACCTGCGCCCTCGAGGGCATCCCCGTGAAGATCGCCGTGATCAACAACGGTAACCTCGGCATGGTCCGCCAGTGGCAGACGCTCTTCTACGACGGGCGCTACTCCAACACGAATCTCCAGGCCGCGAAGCGGATTCCCGACTTCGTGAAGCTCGCGGAGGCGTACGGTTGCGTGGGGCTGCGCTGCGAACGGGCCGAGGACGTCGACGCCGTCATCACCAAGGCCATGGAGATCAACGACGCGCCCGTCGTGATCGACTTCGTGGTGCACGAGGACGCCATGGTCTGGCCCATGGTCGCCGCCGGCACCGCCAACGACGACATCAAGATCGCCCGGGACATGGCCCCCGACTGGGAGAACGGAGACTGA
- the ilvN gene encoding acetolactate synthase small subunit, which translates to MSLHTLSVLVENKPGILARVAALFSRRGFNIESLAVGVTEHPDISRMTIVVNVEDLPLEQVTKQLNKLINVLKIVELDQSASVQRELVLVKVRADAETRSQVLETVNLFRAKVVDVAPDAVTIEATGNRDKLDAFIRVLEPFGIKELVQSGMVAIGRGARSITDRSLRAIERSA; encoded by the coding sequence ATGAGCCTGCACACCCTCTCGGTGCTGGTGGAGAACAAGCCCGGCATCCTCGCGCGGGTCGCGGCGCTGTTCTCCCGGCGCGGTTTCAACATCGAGTCCCTCGCGGTCGGCGTCACCGAGCATCCGGACATCTCCCGGATGACGATCGTCGTCAACGTCGAGGACCTGCCGCTGGAGCAGGTCACCAAGCAGCTCAACAAGCTGATCAACGTCCTGAAGATCGTCGAGCTGGACCAGTCGGCGTCCGTCCAGCGCGAGCTCGTCCTGGTCAAGGTGCGCGCCGACGCCGAGACCCGCTCGCAGGTCCTGGAGACGGTGAACCTGTTCCGCGCCAAGGTCGTGGACGTCGCCCCGGACGCGGTGACGATCGAGGCCACCGGCAACCGCGACAAGCTGGACGCCTTCATCCGCGTCCTCGAGCCGTTCGGCATCAAGGAGCTGGTGCAGTCCGGCATGGTGGCGATCGGCCGCGGCGCCCGCTCCATCACCGACCGCTCGCTGCGGGCCATCGAGCGCAGCGCGTGA